From the genome of Cryptococcus neoformans var. grubii H99 chromosome 11, complete sequence:
GTTCTTTTGACCATTACTCCGCAGCGTCCAGCTGATTTGTCTCTTTTGCTGTTTCGTCTTGTATGATATCGTTCTTAATTAGACAAAACACCACACCAAGGAATCTGTGCCGAGTATTTTTCTGTACAATAAGAGGTGAGTGCTTGCGACCTCCTCTTGGTCCCTTTACAGTTGTCAGCCCCCATTCAAGAGCTTGTTCGTCGTATTCCGCCGACGATATTTGTGTGGTTCCACCTCTATATTTATTTTCGTTCTTTAGTTTTCCGGTCGATTTAGTACATTGCCTATCTCTGAGCGCTCAGGCGGCGCGAAAATCTTGATAGGATATTTGCTGGAATAGAAAATCAAACTTTGAACTTTATGGGGACTTGTCCCTGAGAGTGCCGGGTTTGGAAAGTGCCGGGTTTTATCGCATCCTGCATCTCAGCCGCGGATACGCggttctttccttttttttctttcaccCTGCAGCCTCGGGCCCTTTGCGCTCGTTGTTCGCTCTTCGGCTATCTGCACGTGCCACTGCGGGAGGCTTGTTTGCAAGAGCAAAGAGCGCGTTGTGTATGGACGACTGGGTCCGGTGGCAACGGCTATCTGAGGTTATAATATGTCGTGTTGATGGCGAGCGGCAATGTAAGATGGTGCGGTTGTCACCTTTTTGTTGCTTCTCAACAAtttttctttcaccttcttaCCCTTGCTTAGCTGTTCCTTTTGGGCCCGGGCTCTCAGCTTATGTTTGCTTGTCGGCTGTCACAATTGCTGACAAGGTTTAGATATTTTTCGTCGCACTTCACTCCCCATTCTACGGAAAGATCATCCCGCATCCCTTTTTTGAGATCAACAACCGCAGGCCATTTTGctacccttcttcaataTCTCATCAAGCGTTGATCCTCCTCTATTACACTGCATAACTATTTTCCCACCGTTATCCTTCCCGACAAATTCCATTCAGCATGTCCGCTCCACCCAGTCCACCATGCAACCTCGATCCCCCCTTCCGGGGATACATCGAGACTACTTTTGACGCGTTACTTGTGTTTGAGGCTGCTAGGCGAGGGATGATCCCTCGAGTCACGAGGAGATTGATAGAGCGGGAGCGAGCGATGGTCCAGTCCGGAGCAGTATTTGTGTTTGACGAGCATGAGAGTGGTATCAAGCGATGGACAGATGGGTTGGTTTGGAGTCCAAGTAGAATCTTGAACAACTTCCTTGTGAGTCAGCTCTCCTTGTCAATATAGAACTCATCGCTGAATGTTATTCAGGTGTACCGCGAGACCGACAAGCGATCTGCCAACGCCAAGAACTCTGGCTCTCCAACCACTCAAACATCTCCCCAGAACTCCTCATCGGCTCTCAGCAAGTCTGTTGGCTCTTCAAGATCCGATGCTCAGTCAGATATTTCAAGCAACAATGTTGGATCCGATTCTACGACGGGCATGATCGATCCTCCACCCTTGGGACAGGGAGCATTGGCTAGGCCTAGGAGTGCGAGTGAGGGTGGCGGTTCGATTGATCggttgaaggagaggcaGCTTGTGGGGAGTTTGACGAATAGCTACAAGTTTAAAGAGAACGGTTTGGTTaagaaggtgagtcaaGTTATTTCGCATTGTATCATGAGCTGACCGGTAGCAATAGACCATGTCTGTGTCTGTCAATGGCTTCGCCCAGCATGTTGTTTCGTATTACGCGATCGATGATGTTATCTCTGGCAAGCTTCGAacaccatcatccatcccAGAACTTGCTTCTTTGGAGATCAGCCCTGAATATTTGCACAAGCAAAACTTCAGGTTTCCTCCGCAAGTAGAGGTTGGTCCTGATGGTATCCCTCGATACAGGTGAGTAAACGTACTGATGCGCCTGTGCCAGACGCTAATTCACTTTTAGGGGCGAACCCGAAGAACCCCAATCTCCTCATACCCCCGCCAGCAATTACTCCTTCCAGACTTTTCaccaacagcagcaacaacctcCATCGACTACTAACGAGTACTACGAAGTCCCTTCTTACAATGCTGGTTCTATCCCGGCTCATCAACAGATGCACCGCATGGAGTCCCCCCGCAATCGACCAGTGACCGTCCCTATGCCTatacctcttccttcccctgcGCATTCCATTCAAGGGTCATCGTATATGGGTCCCGGAAGTGCCGGATCAGGGTTTTACGAGTCCCCATCAGTTAACGGTATGCATTACGCCCCGCCACTTGTTCGACAGAGCTCTTCTAGCAGTGTGACAAGCTCAACGTCGGCGAT
Proteins encoded in this window:
- a CDS encoding cAMP-independent regulatory protein, whose protein sequence is MSAPPSPPCNLDPPFRGYIETTFDALLVFEAARRGMIPRVTRRLIERERAMVQSGAVFVFDEHESGIKRWTDGLVWSPSRILNNFLVYRETDKRSANAKNSGSPTTQTSPQNSSSALSKSVGSSRSDAQSDISSNNVGSDSTTGMIDPPPLGQGALARPRSASEGGGSIDRLKERQLVGSLTNSYKFKENGLVKKTMSVSVNGFAQHVVSYYAIDDVISGKLRTPSSIPELASLEISPEYLHKQNFRFPPQVEVGPDGIPRYRGEPEEPQSPHTPASNYSFQTFHQQQQQPPSTTNEYYEVPSYNAGSIPAHQQMHRMESPRNRPVTVPMPIPLPSPAHSIQGSSYMGPGSAGSGFYESPSVNGMHYAPPLVRQSSSSSVTSSTSAIRPGSSANRRYAPYGGGPANGGNRGSTGSMQYQHGHQRRQSGSDSQDSPYPIDGNNPASYDVKPTIAPYYTGPPSGGSGTFTIYPPENASIEAPMTSPTYASAGYGPWQPMHPSQNTRLMPARHDYAAGPPSIALGPPPPGHGHMHEAPSSAGSGSSDGQQGQSQDQGQGQHQPSQAHAPPQLIHPQHQQQQQHRAWASQSHVPHAPGWELSGTPSPSYGMSSAIHQGHEDWRQNAGAIA